In a genomic window of Methanosarcina horonobensis HB-1 = JCM 15518:
- a CDS encoding AI-2E family transporter, with amino-acid sequence MSWLFLGILLAASTILSIITTVSGIIVPLLVAVVIGIVFRPLVDMLERRHVQRNTGTVLTMFLIFLGAAILFMVLVRGFIDQGAEIVRQLNAGWASLEAWLLQFEVQTVHRLQEEGVFAED; translated from the coding sequence ATGAGCTGGCTCTTCCTGGGCATCTTGCTCGCCGCTAGCACAATATTAAGCATCATTACAACGGTGAGCGGTATTATAGTCCCGTTGCTCGTTGCTGTAGTGATAGGAATTGTTTTCAGGCCGCTGGTAGACATGCTGGAACGGCGGCATGTTCAACGTAATACTGGCACGGTGCTGACAATGTTTCTTATATTTCTGGGTGCCGCTATCCTGTTTATGGTCCTGGTCAGAGGTTTCATTGATCAGGGAGCCGAGATCGTTCGCCAGCTCAATGCCGGATGGGCCAGCCTTGAGGCATGGTTACTGCAGTTCGAGGTACAAACAGTGCACCGCTTACAGGAGGAGGGAGTTTTTGCGGAGGACTAA
- a CDS encoding anaerobic sulfatase maturase, whose amino-acid sequence MTNSLPPRIHVLAKPTGAICNLACSYCFYLHKKLLYPESRFRMSDEVLENYIRQLIAAHRSQQVTVAWQGGEPTLMGIDFYRRAIELQEKYRKPEMVFENTMQTNGTLLDDEWCRFFKENDFLIGISIDGPRELHDACRVDKKGEGSFERVMEGLHLLQKYGVEYNVLTTVNRVNADYPLEVYRFLRDEAGTDWIQFIPVVERINEGGRALYQKGDTVSDRSVQPQQFGKFLSCIFDEWVREDVGKVFVQTFEASARRWLGLPSGMCVFEETCGMGLALEHNGDLYSCDHFVEPDYLLGNIMEKQIGELAASEKQYRFGQDKRDTLPQTCRECEVFFACRGECPKNRFLTTPAGEPGLNYLCEGWKAFFRHIDFPMKILAGLIRRGYPASEVMQVLALEDAFARAGRNEPCPCGSGLKFKRCHGSEKKESGKKDRKVS is encoded by the coding sequence ATGACAAACTCTCTACCCCCCCGAATCCACGTGCTGGCCAAGCCGACAGGAGCTATCTGCAACCTGGCTTGTTCCTACTGCTTCTACCTGCATAAAAAGCTACTCTATCCTGAAAGCAGGTTCCGCATGTCAGACGAAGTGCTGGAGAACTACATCCGGCAGCTTATCGCAGCCCACCGCAGCCAGCAGGTAACTGTTGCCTGGCAGGGAGGAGAACCCACCCTGATGGGAATCGACTTTTACAGGCGTGCAATCGAACTTCAGGAAAAGTACAGAAAACCGGAAATGGTATTCGAAAACACGATGCAGACCAACGGCACGCTTCTGGACGACGAATGGTGCCGATTCTTTAAGGAAAATGACTTTCTCATTGGCATCAGCATCGACGGCCCGCGAGAACTACACGACGCCTGCCGGGTGGACAAAAAAGGGGAAGGAAGCTTCGAGCGGGTTATGGAGGGACTTCATCTCCTGCAAAAATACGGCGTAGAGTACAATGTCCTGACAACAGTAAACAGGGTCAATGCCGATTATCCGCTGGAAGTCTATCGCTTCCTGCGGGATGAAGCCGGAACAGATTGGATTCAGTTTATTCCGGTTGTAGAACGAATCAATGAGGGAGGACGTGCCCTTTACCAGAAAGGAGACACGGTCTCGGACCGCTCAGTCCAGCCCCAACAATTCGGAAAGTTTCTGAGCTGCATTTTTGACGAATGGGTGAGAGAGGATGTTGGAAAGGTCTTTGTGCAGACCTTTGAGGCTTCTGCACGCCGATGGCTCGGGCTGCCTTCAGGAATGTGCGTTTTTGAGGAAACATGCGGGATGGGGCTTGCTCTGGAGCACAACGGAGACCTCTACTCATGCGACCATTTTGTAGAGCCGGACTATCTGCTGGGCAATATAATGGAAAAACAGATAGGCGAGCTTGCCGCTTCGGAAAAACAGTACAGGTTTGGGCAGGACAAACGCGACACTCTCCCGCAGACATGCCGGGAGTGTGAGGTGTTCTTTGCCTGCAGAGGGGAATGCCCTAAAAACCGCTTCCTCACCACTCCTGCCGGGGAACCCGGACTGAACTACCTCTGTGAGGGCTGGAAAGCTTTCTTCCGGCACATCGACTTTCCAATGAAGATCCTAGCAGGCCTGATACGCAGGGGCTACCCGGCATCAGAGGTGATGCAGGTCCTTGCTCTTGAAGACGCTTTTGCGAGGGCCGGACGAAACGAGCCCTGTCCCTGCGGCAGCGGGCTCAAGTTCAAACGCTGTCACGGTAGCGAGAAAAAAGAATCTGGAAAGAAGGACCGGAAGGTTTCTTAA
- a CDS encoding arylsulfatase: protein MTEKKPNILVIWGDDIGISNLSCYSDGLMGYRTPNIDRIADEGIRFTDSYGEQSCTAGRASFITGQSAFRTGLSKVGMPGAKVGLQPEDPTIAELLKPLGYATGQFGKNHLGDRDEHLPTNHGFDEFFGNLYHLNAEEEPEERDYPPEKDFPNFRKNYGPRGVIHSYADGRIEDTGPLTRKRMEEVDQEFLDAAIDFIKRQHEADKPFFVWFNTTKMHFRTHIPDRIRGQSGRWQSAYHDAMIEHDRQVGVLLDLLDEIDIADDTIVIYSTDNGPHMNSWPDAAMTPFRNEKNSCWEGAFRVPEVIRWPGKIPAGTISNEIVSHLDWLPTLLAAAGEPDIKEKLKKGHKEGDKTFKVHLDGYNLLPYLTGKEKKSPRDEFFYFSDDGDLVALRYDNWKMVFLEQRAIGTLLVWAEPFVPLRVPKIFNLRTDPYERADRTSNTYYDWLLDHAFLLVPAQGVVGNFLATFKEFPPRQKAASFTVDRVMEKLLQGIGST from the coding sequence ATGACAGAAAAGAAACCGAATATTCTGGTCATATGGGGAGATGACATTGGCATTAGCAACCTTAGCTGCTACAGCGACGGTTTGATGGGCTACAGAACACCGAATATTGATAGAATTGCTGATGAAGGTATCAGGTTTACGGACTCTTACGGAGAGCAGAGCTGCACTGCCGGCAGGGCATCTTTTATCACCGGGCAGAGTGCCTTCCGTACAGGGTTGAGCAAGGTGGGAATGCCAGGAGCCAAAGTGGGACTTCAGCCCGAAGACCCTACAATTGCCGAACTGCTTAAACCGCTGGGTTATGCGACTGGCCAGTTTGGAAAGAACCATCTCGGGGACCGGGACGAACACCTGCCCACAAACCATGGTTTTGACGAGTTCTTTGGCAACCTTTATCATTTGAATGCTGAAGAGGAACCCGAAGAACGCGATTATCCGCCTGAAAAAGACTTTCCTAATTTCAGAAAGAACTATGGCCCAAGGGGTGTAATCCATAGTTATGCCGACGGCCGCATCGAGGATACCGGCCCGTTGACCAGAAAACGTATGGAAGAAGTAGACCAGGAGTTTCTGGATGCTGCCATCGATTTTATAAAACGTCAGCATGAGGCGGACAAGCCTTTCTTTGTCTGGTTCAATACCACAAAAATGCATTTCAGGACACACATCCCGGACAGGATACGGGGACAGTCGGGGCGCTGGCAATCCGCGTACCATGACGCCATGATTGAGCACGATCGGCAGGTAGGCGTGCTTCTCGACCTGCTGGACGAAATAGATATTGCGGATGATACCATTGTTATCTACAGTACGGACAACGGACCACATATGAACTCCTGGCCCGATGCGGCCATGACTCCGTTCCGCAACGAGAAAAACTCCTGCTGGGAGGGAGCTTTCCGTGTTCCTGAGGTAATACGCTGGCCTGGCAAGATCCCGGCAGGCACGATTTCTAATGAGATTGTGAGCCACCTGGACTGGCTGCCCACTTTGCTTGCCGCAGCAGGAGAACCGGATATTAAGGAGAAGCTCAAAAAAGGCCACAAAGAAGGAGACAAAACTTTCAAGGTGCATCTTGACGGTTATAACCTGCTTCCTTACCTGACCGGAAAGGAGAAAAAATCACCCCGGGATGAGTTCTTTTACTTCTCCGACGATGGAGATCTGGTAGCTCTACGGTACGACAACTGGAAAATGGTCTTTTTGGAGCAACGCGCCATCGGCACGCTCCTGGTCTGGGCAGAACCTTTTGTCCCTCTGCGTGTACCAAAAATATTCAACCTGCGTACTGACCCTTATGAAAGGGCGGATCGGACCTCAAACACTTATTACGACTGGTTGCTCGACCACGCATTCCTGCTGGTGCCTGCCCAGGGTGTAGTGGGAAACTTTCTGGCAACGTTTAAAGAATTCCCTCCACGCCAGAAAGCGGCAAGTTTTACCGTTGACAGGGTAATGGAAAAGCTTTTGCAGGGAATCGGGAGCACCTGA
- a CDS encoding HAD family hydrolase, whose amino-acid sequence MSESLSLWNETPAKKAIINYVNVISNPESADFVPEAERIAVLDNDGTMWVEKPVYVQVFFVIDRLKQLAEADPTLLDQPHFKAAATGDLTYFFKIDPHAGGDIKVLMQIVFDSHAGMSQDDFMLMAKEFMETAKHPRFGVLYKDLTYKPMVELARYLGDNGFKVFLASGGGMSFMRTVSEEIYNIPRERVIGSNISFETRMTDKGPVVFRRRGLVDPIDDGAGKPVNIELHIGRKPILAAGNSDGDLHMLWLAQKSGYRSLSLLLRHDDAKREYAYDEGSEKTLQMAKERGWIVVSMKDDWKTVF is encoded by the coding sequence ATGTCCGAAAGTCTCTCTTTGTGGAACGAAACACCAGCTAAGAAAGCAATCATCAATTACGTAAACGTCATCTCAAATCCTGAGAGCGCTGATTTTGTTCCAGAAGCCGAGCGAATTGCCGTCCTGGACAACGATGGAACCATGTGGGTGGAGAAGCCCGTCTATGTTCAGGTTTTCTTTGTCATAGACCGGCTGAAACAGCTGGCTGAGGCAGACCCTACACTCCTGGACCAGCCACATTTTAAGGCAGCAGCAACGGGCGACCTGACCTACTTTTTCAAGATTGATCCCCATGCTGGCGGCGATATTAAAGTGCTGATGCAGATCGTCTTTGATTCTCACGCCGGCATGTCTCAGGACGATTTTATGCTTATGGCTAAAGAGTTTATGGAGACCGCCAAGCATCCCCGTTTTGGCGTGTTGTACAAGGACCTGACGTACAAGCCAATGGTTGAGCTTGCACGCTACCTTGGTGATAACGGCTTTAAGGTCTTCCTGGCTTCTGGAGGCGGCATGAGTTTTATGCGTACAGTCTCGGAGGAGATCTACAACATTCCAAGAGAGCGGGTTATCGGCAGCAACATCTCATTTGAGACCCGGATGACTGATAAGGGGCCGGTAGTTTTCCGCAGGAGAGGTCTGGTCGATCCCATCGACGACGGAGCAGGCAAGCCGGTCAATATCGAGCTGCATATCGGCCGCAAGCCCATCCTGGCCGCCGGCAATTCGGATGGAGATCTGCATATGCTGTGGCTGGCACAGAAAAGTGGTTACCGCTCTCTATCGTTGCTGCTCCGCCATGACGATGCAAAGCGCGAGTACGCCTATGACGAGGGAAGCGAGAAGACGCTGCAGATGGCAAAGGAACGTGGCTGGATCGTGGTCAGCATGAAGGATGATTGGAAGACTGTGTTCTGA
- a CDS encoding LURP-one-related/scramblase family protein has translation MKRIMGGLRGRGEESVQRYKMHEKLVTIGDDYWIENEAGERAFYVDGKALRIRDTLIIKDVQGNEVYKLKEKLLRIKDTMDIEDADGKTAATIKKALVTPLRDRFKVEVANGPEMDVQGNILDHEYEIKEGREKVAEISKKWFRIRDTYGVEVSPGQDAALILAITAALDQMVHD, from the coding sequence ATGAAGCGAATCATGGGCGGTCTCAGGGGCCGTGGAGAAGAAAGCGTACAACGCTACAAAATGCACGAAAAACTTGTTACCATCGGAGACGACTACTGGATAGAAAACGAAGCTGGGGAGCGGGCATTCTATGTTGATGGTAAAGCTCTCCGGATTCGCGACACTCTGATCATCAAAGATGTGCAGGGAAATGAAGTGTATAAACTCAAGGAGAAACTTCTCAGGATAAAGGATACGATGGACATCGAGGATGCGGATGGAAAAACAGCCGCAACAATTAAAAAAGCCCTGGTTACACCTCTCCGAGACCGATTTAAAGTTGAAGTCGCAAATGGGCCTGAAATGGATGTACAGGGAAATATCCTGGATCATGAATACGAGATCAAGGAAGGGAGGGAAAAAGTTGCAGAGATTTCGAAAAAATGGTTCCGGATAAGAGATACCTATGGAGTGGAGGTTTCTCCGGGACAGGATGCTGCCCTGATCCTTGCAATTACTGCGGCACTTGACCAGATGGTACATGACTGA
- a CDS encoding bile acid:sodium symporter family protein, translating into MVETVSFLNFLETIGVLATLIFVLTSMLGMGFSLTVQQILVPLRNRNLVIFSLAANFVLVPLLALVILLIFPLSDGLSIGLFLLGTSAGAPFLPKLAQVAKGDTAFAVGLMVLLMVVTIIYVPIVLPLLLSGVTINPWDIAKSLILLMLLPLAIALFIRARYEEVTDGLLPIMTQATNLSLLVLFVAFFVVYFSDLIGVIGSTAIMAAVVFVLVSFITGYFLGGPSRPIRRVLALGTAQRNLSAALAIATLNFTDPDVMVMILVVALAGLILLMFIGGEMGKKAKMPGGEIREQENLSSAPGK; encoded by the coding sequence ATGGTTGAGACCGTTTCCTTTTTGAACTTTCTTGAAACCATTGGTGTCCTTGCGACTCTGATCTTTGTTCTCACCAGCATGCTTGGCATGGGCTTCTCCCTCACAGTTCAGCAGATACTCGTCCCATTGAGAAACAGGAATCTGGTTATCTTCTCGCTGGCAGCCAATTTTGTACTCGTCCCTCTGCTCGCCCTCGTTATACTTCTGATCTTCCCGCTTTCCGACGGACTTTCCATCGGGCTTTTCCTTCTCGGCACTTCCGCTGGAGCCCCGTTTCTTCCGAAACTTGCACAGGTGGCAAAGGGTGACACCGCTTTTGCAGTCGGGCTAATGGTGCTCCTGATGGTAGTGACTATTATTTACGTCCCTATAGTCCTCCCACTTTTGCTCTCAGGGGTTACAATCAACCCCTGGGATATAGCAAAGTCCCTTATCCTGTTAATGCTCCTCCCACTTGCAATTGCCCTGTTCATCAGAGCCAGGTACGAAGAAGTAACCGATGGGCTCCTGCCCATAATGACCCAGGCTACCAACCTTTCTCTGCTTGTTCTTTTCGTGGCTTTCTTTGTGGTCTACTTCTCTGACCTCATAGGCGTTATCGGCAGCACCGCAATTATGGCGGCAGTAGTTTTTGTGCTTGTTTCATTTATCACAGGCTACTTCCTCGGAGGACCCAGCAGGCCTATCAGGAGAGTGCTTGCCCTCGGGACCGCCCAGCGCAACCTTTCGGCAGCCCTGGCAATTGCCACGCTCAATTTCACAGACCCGGACGTAATGGTCATGATCCTGGTAGTGGCACTGGCAGGCCTTATACTGCTGATGTTTATAGGAGGAGAGATGGGGAAAAAGGCAAAAATGCCTGGAGGGGAGATCCGGGAGCAAGAAAACCTTTCTTCAGCACCGGGAAAGTAA
- a CDS encoding DUF1254 domain-containing protein gives MRNMETKSVSGPVTGTRLTEEYVRMLGRLAYFMTWPMVNMHNRHTIFQKVPEPGLAGGIVPVAPLNQLSMLTDYIDPMERVVACPNQDVVYGLGITSLDREPVIVQVPDFGDRFWVYQACDQRTDGFTRLGKMYGTEPGFYMLVGPEWRGDLPKSVKNVFRSPTNIGAIIPRVFMNDTADDRKKIQPLISQIMAYPLSQFTGEMKTKDWSKTPEFPSIGGGEEEVQWVMPEAFPEVLPQILDEVPPLPGEETLYEQVRAVLRAAAENTALKNVLQQAAIEADKELIKPLFQFRNYGIPCPYNWTTITNSAAFGTDYFTRTAVAKSNIFVNQPLETKYFYQDLDAAGERLNGGHYYTVTFSRGMLPPVKGFWSLTLYNEYHFFAPNTLNRYSLGTKNRNLQYESDGSLTLYVQAEPPEEEKLPNWLPAPETDFTLYLRTYWPKTDILENRWTPPPVKRIK, from the coding sequence ATGAGAAATATGGAAACAAAATCAGTTTCAGGGCCTGTCACCGGAACACGTCTGACAGAAGAATACGTCAGGATGCTTGGACGGCTGGCTTACTTTATGACCTGGCCAATGGTGAACATGCACAACCGCCACACCATTTTTCAGAAAGTTCCGGAGCCTGGCCTGGCTGGCGGGATTGTGCCTGTAGCACCTTTGAATCAGTTAAGCATGTTAACCGATTACATAGACCCGATGGAACGGGTTGTCGCCTGCCCGAATCAGGACGTAGTATATGGTTTAGGTATTACTTCTCTTGACCGTGAGCCTGTGATCGTTCAGGTGCCGGACTTCGGGGACAGGTTCTGGGTCTATCAGGCATGTGACCAGCGTACTGACGGCTTTACAAGGCTTGGGAAAATGTATGGGACTGAACCTGGCTTTTACATGCTTGTCGGTCCGGAATGGAGAGGAGATCTACCAAAAAGCGTCAAAAATGTCTTTCGGTCACCTACCAATATTGGTGCCATTATTCCCCGCGTCTTTATGAACGATACCGCCGATGACAGGAAAAAAATCCAGCCACTTATCAGCCAGATCATGGCATATCCCCTGAGCCAGTTCACAGGAGAGATGAAAACAAAAGACTGGTCAAAGACCCCTGAATTTCCGTCCATAGGCGGAGGCGAAGAAGAGGTACAGTGGGTTATGCCTGAGGCCTTTCCCGAAGTGCTGCCTCAGATTCTGGACGAGGTCCCACCGCTTCCAGGTGAGGAGACACTCTACGAACAAGTTCGTGCAGTCCTGAGGGCTGCAGCTGAGAATACGGCTCTCAAAAATGTACTGCAGCAGGCCGCCATCGAGGCGGACAAAGAGCTTATCAAGCCACTTTTCCAGTTCCGGAACTATGGCATTCCCTGTCCGTATAACTGGACAACTATAACAAACAGCGCTGCTTTCGGTACGGACTATTTTACACGCACAGCTGTTGCCAAATCAAATATTTTTGTTAACCAGCCACTGGAGACAAAGTACTTTTACCAGGATCTCGATGCTGCCGGGGAACGGCTGAACGGAGGCCATTATTACACGGTCACCTTTTCCAGAGGCATGCTTCCACCGGTTAAAGGTTTCTGGTCGCTCACGCTTTATAACGAATATCACTTCTTTGCTCCAAATACTCTGAACCGCTACTCTCTGGGCACAAAGAACAGGAATCTACAGTATGAAAGCGACGGATCACTAACTCTTTACGTGCAGGCTGAACCTCCGGAAGAGGAAAAACTTCCCAACTGGTTACCTGCACCAGAGACTGATTTCACATTATATCTCCGCACTTACTGGCCCAAAACAGATATTCTTGAGAATAGGTGGACGCCACCTCCGGTAAAACGAATAAAGTAA
- a CDS encoding DUF7557 family protein, with the protein MAATTTICLEPEVKELLNGLKIHPQESYNSVVKRLATNAYDWEPLSEESIKQIEEGLRDYREGKYFTREEVWGEIERERRERAGKTKVEECTE; encoded by the coding sequence ATGGCAGCTACAACAACAATTTGTCTTGAGCCTGAAGTAAAAGAGTTACTTAATGGATTGAAGATCCATCCACAAGAATCTTACAACTCTGTCGTGAAAAGATTGGCTACAAATGCTTATGACTGGGAGCCACTTAGCGAAGAGTCAATAAAACAAATCGAAGAAGGACTGCGTGATTATAGAGAAGGAAAATACTTTACTCGTGAGGAAGTCTGGGGAGAAATTGAAAGAGAACGGAGAGAAAGGGCTGGAAAAACAAAGGTTGAAGAATGTACCGAATAA
- a CDS encoding type II toxin-antitoxin system RelE family toxin, whose translation MYRINYSPAVKRDLKRLPMDVQDHVRNALDEIVDNPYEHVKKLKTSSNSPIFSYRIGSYRVIISIYDFELIILVLEVGDRKNIYRKF comes from the coding sequence ATGTACCGAATAAATTATTCTCCTGCAGTTAAAAGAGATCTTAAAAGATTACCTATGGATGTTCAGGATCATGTACGCAACGCTCTGGATGAGATAGTTGATAATCCTTATGAGCATGTTAAAAAGTTAAAGACTTCTTCGAACTCACCTATTTTTTCATATAGAATAGGATCTTATCGGGTTATTATATCGATTTATGATTTTGAATTGATAATCCTGGTTCTTGAAGTCGGAGATCGGAAAAATATCTATCGAAAATTTTGA
- a CDS encoding mechanosensitive ion channel family protein, translating to MQAIVGLFSESLGVYSKLVDDLFFLLYWSIGVYIIIRLISITSNWYLSKVPLRDREEIDQRVVRSVQYIFLLVFSFLAIVILLRHFGITGTVLTASLTALGLSGIIIGLAAQSTIADIITGIVLLIDRPFRIGDRIRIEKLDTWGDVIEIGWRSTRILTRDNRLVVIPNSAIGIDMITNYSILDKIFRVETDVVVSYGPDIEYVRNLIIEAMKHEDWIMYENPVQVLLLEFTGSGMKFKARCWIENYVETRVSEDRLNTAIYKALINANIAMPSSDIIIHFADQGIELTISKKDDN from the coding sequence ATGCAGGCGATAGTAGGGCTGTTCAGTGAGTCTCTAGGTGTCTATTCAAAATTAGTAGACGATCTCTTCTTCCTTCTCTACTGGAGTATAGGAGTCTACATAATTATTCGCCTTATATCTATCACTTCAAACTGGTACTTATCCAAGGTACCTCTGCGGGATCGGGAAGAAATCGACCAGCGAGTTGTTCGCTCCGTACAATACATATTTCTGCTGGTTTTCAGTTTCCTAGCTATAGTTATACTCCTGAGACATTTCGGGATCACGGGGACTGTACTTACCGCATCACTTACAGCTCTCGGTCTCAGTGGAATAATCATTGGACTTGCAGCCCAGTCAACTATTGCTGATATAATTACCGGAATTGTGCTTCTTATTGACCGCCCCTTCAGAATTGGAGACCGTATTCGAATCGAAAAACTCGATACCTGGGGAGATGTGATAGAGATTGGGTGGAGGTCAACACGCATTCTAACAAGGGACAATCGGCTTGTAGTAATCCCCAATTCTGCCATCGGAATAGATATGATCACTAATTATTCCATACTCGATAAGATATTCCGTGTCGAAACCGATGTAGTTGTATCCTATGGCCCGGATATAGAGTACGTACGAAACCTGATTATTGAAGCTATGAAGCACGAAGACTGGATCATGTATGAAAATCCTGTACAGGTCCTCTTACTCGAGTTCACAGGGTCAGGAATGAAGTTCAAAGCCAGATGCTGGATCGAGAATTATGTGGAGACAAGGGTTTCAGAAGACCGACTGAATACGGCAATTTATAAAGCCCTGATAAATGCAAACATAGCAATGCCTTCTTCTGATATCATTATTCATTTTGCTGACCAGGGAATTGAGTTAACTATTTCCAAAAAGGACGATAATTGA
- a CDS encoding DUF1269 domain-containing protein produces MIEDLSKKQLITLRDAAIVSWPEGKKKPKTKQLTSMTGVGALSGAFWGMLFGLIFFIPIFGLVAGAAIGALAGSLSHVGIDEDFIKSVRSKVTEGTSALFLMTSDMVEDRVADAMKQFKFEIIATNLSREEEDKLHAAFAEEEAAPAH; encoded by the coding sequence GTGATTGAAGATTTAAGCAAAAAACAGTTGATTACCCTGCGCGATGCAGCCATAGTCAGCTGGCCTGAGGGGAAAAAGAAACCAAAAACTAAGCAGTTAACCAGTATGACCGGGGTAGGTGCACTGAGCGGTGCTTTTTGGGGCATGCTATTTGGGCTGATCTTTTTTATTCCTATATTTGGCCTTGTAGCCGGAGCCGCAATAGGGGCTCTTGCCGGTTCCCTGTCCCATGTTGGTATTGATGAAGATTTCATAAAGTCTGTCCGCAGTAAAGTAACTGAAGGCACTTCAGCTCTCTTTCTGATGACCAGTGACATGGTGGAGGATAGGGTTGCAGATGCCATGAAGCAATTCAAGTTTGAAATTATTGCTACCAATCTGTCCAGGGAAGAAGAAGACAAGCTGCATGCTGCCTTTGCAGAAGAAGAAGCAGCGCCTGCACACTGA
- a CDS encoding YqhA family protein: MKVARLITGMRYFVMIPVIGLAIAAFTLFIIGGADLVRFMVGLVTGMGGEGPDVDIIVEIVEAVHLFLVGTVLFLTSIGFYQLFIEPVPLPGWLEINDVEELELNLVGLTIVVLGVNFLSVIESQDTGLAIYGIGYALPIIALAYFMKVRSQMSRQKREETDAVHGESASEDSDTGRLTNKKY; the protein is encoded by the coding sequence ATGAAAGTTGCGAGACTTATCACCGGAATGAGATACTTCGTGATGATCCCGGTCATCGGGCTGGCTATTGCCGCCTTTACTTTGTTTATTATAGGCGGTGCAGATCTGGTTCGCTTCATGGTAGGTCTGGTTACCGGAATGGGAGGGGAAGGTCCGGATGTAGATATAATCGTTGAGATTGTGGAGGCAGTCCATCTTTTCCTGGTCGGCACGGTGCTCTTCCTTACTTCTATCGGGTTCTACCAGTTGTTTATCGAGCCGGTCCCTTTACCGGGTTGGCTGGAGATAAATGATGTTGAGGAACTGGAGTTAAACCTGGTGGGGCTCACTATTGTCGTTCTGGGGGTTAACTTCTTGAGCGTGATCGAATCGCAGGATACAGGTCTGGCTATTTACGGGATAGGTTATGCCTTGCCCATTATAGCTCTGGCTTACTTTATGAAGGTACGCTCACAGATGAGCAGGCAAAAAAGAGAGGAAACAGATGCTGTTCATGGAGAATCAGCTTCTGAGGATAGTGATACAGGCAGGTTAACAAACAAAAAATATTGA